From the genome of Spirosomataceae bacterium TFI 002, one region includes:
- a CDS encoding SSU ribosomal protein S20P translates to MANHKSALKRIRSNEAKRLRNKFQHKSTRTAVRKLRASTDKAEATTQLRTVSSMLDKLARRNVIHKNKAANLKSSLTKLVNAIA, encoded by the coding sequence ATGGCAAATCATAAGTCAGCATTAAAGAGAATCAGATCAAACGAAGCTAAGCGTTTAAGAAATAAGTTTCAGCACAAGAGCACTAGAACTGCAGTAAGAAAATTGAGAGCATCAACTGATAAAGCTGAAGCTACAACTCAATTGAGAACTGTTTCTTCTATGCTTGATAAGCTTGCACGCAGAAATGTAATCCATAAGAACAAAGCAGCTAACTTAAAGTCTTCTTTGACTAAGCTTGTGAACGCAATTGCTTAA
- a CDS encoding DNA replication and repair protein RadC, with product MQHTTNSKAITTWAEEDRPREKMLLKGKLALSDAELIAILMGSGNREESAVELARSILSTVNYDLNELAKLTIKDLMKFKGVGEAKAISIISALELGRRRKESQTVERPKITCSQDSYEALKPFMLDLPHEEFWIILLDRSNKVLKIQQLSIGGISGTFADPKLIFKLAIENLSSAIILAHNHPSGELRPSQQDLKLTKNLVEAGKLLEINVIDHIIFTNDKYLSMNDKGIMT from the coding sequence ATGCAGCACACAACAAACTCCAAAGCAATTACAACTTGGGCCGAAGAAGATCGACCGAGAGAAAAAATGCTCCTTAAAGGCAAACTAGCCCTGAGCGACGCTGAATTAATTGCAATCTTAATGGGCTCTGGCAATAGAGAAGAATCCGCTGTAGAACTCGCCAGAAGTATCCTATCTACTGTAAACTACGACCTTAACGAACTGGCTAAGCTAACTATAAAAGACCTTATGAAGTTTAAGGGAGTTGGTGAAGCAAAAGCAATTTCGATCATATCAGCTTTAGAACTTGGACGGAGAAGAAAAGAAAGCCAGACTGTAGAAAGACCAAAGATCACTTGCTCGCAGGACTCCTATGAAGCCCTTAAGCCTTTTATGTTAGACCTTCCACACGAAGAATTTTGGATAATCTTGCTCGATAGAAGTAACAAAGTATTAAAAATCCAGCAACTAAGTATAGGAGGGATAAGTGGTACTTTTGCTGATCCTAAACTAATTTTCAAATTGGCAATTGAAAACCTTTCATCTGCAATCATCTTAGCCCACAACCACCCTTCTGGAGAATTAAGGCCAAGTCAGCAGGACCTCAAATTGACCAAGAACTTAGTAGAAGCAGGCAAATTACTTGAAATAAATGTGATCGATCACATCATATTTACAAATGACAAATACCTCAGTATGAACGACAAAGGCATAATGACATGA
- a CDS encoding Rhodanese-related sulfurtransferase: MSGFTEIDRLKMDELLKLDTTEIVDIRENWEFKDFNIGGINVPAHELNEYKETMEKFENLIVVCSNGTRSSIVARVLAKKLPNTNIYHLEEGIF; encoded by the coding sequence ATGAGCGGATTCACAGAAATAGACAGATTGAAAATGGACGAACTCCTCAAACTTGATACTACGGAAATCGTAGATATTAGAGAGAATTGGGAATTTAAAGATTTTAATATTGGAGGCATTAACGTTCCTGCTCACGAACTCAATGAGTACAAAGAGACAATGGAAAAGTTTGAAAACTTAATCGTTGTGTGCTCCAATGGAACAAGAAGCAGTATTGTAGCTAGAGTATTGGCGAAGAAACTTCCCAATACAAATATCTACCACCTAGAAGAGGGTATTTTTTAG